A genome region from Anastrepha obliqua isolate idAnaObli1 chromosome 4, idAnaObli1_1.0, whole genome shotgun sequence includes the following:
- the LOC129243661 gene encoding epidermal growth factor receptor substrate 15-like 1 isoform X1, producing MNLDFAKLCGKHGAIYEAYYKQIDPKGSGAIEAMTAAKFLKKSGLSDVVLSRVWDLSDPDGKGFLDKPGFFVALKLVSLAQAGQVINMSNIYTDTLNPPKVGDIPKIMPPRIQTVPVSSGGITSGDWSISVIDRLKYEQLFETLKPVNGMLAGNKVKGVLMDSKLPMDTLGKIWDLADQDKDGNLDKHEFIVAMHLVYQTLEKRTVPDVLPQELRKPGGGPPPKPAPPSVASNNATMPRAPSGEGFGDGGFVANFPKDIAPPPAIPPLPVAIPTMTRVPPVGASGVQPQPLISTDPLIPIGAPPSVTASADWVVSPTELKRFEITFRESDRDKDGLVSGLEVKNVFLQSGVPQNCLAHIWALCDTNQSGKLTFEQFALAMWMVERKQKNIEPPQVLTANMVPPSMRSTVSGVDLQPQEPKPTYSNPELEMISKEIEELAKERRALETEIAQKEADIRIKSGEVRSLQSELDTLSATLKQLENQRGEAQKRLDDLKAQSIDYQTVLANMTLDIFQLRNQVNKIREQCQKQEETINEQEGELNAKRSELQKLKDEEAALQKEYDQNNRELQKLTQHLQNTQLQISSVRSMVTQLMETQRQMTDALLMCRAAISNQDTELVSEYQLKIEPDFSEARQTLEKKVEEPKADDPFDENSTAAPATKTSNTNGFVSNGFSNDPFAANNVNIGRSGFNDSFTTNTGFSDSGFDAFGNNSGFNQPQTDPFGSDAFSGNKPSNAVTPEPGKDDFGSDPFAALHAPTGQGQVLSPNTQKSGPPPRPESPSPALPPKKSKVPPPRPAPPRPMQGPARPAQPSADAFGSNTSSGGGGFADFADFDNKVSNIPPPIAFPTQSTSALLSLNSTNNSSSSSFVTTSTTPTAKVKSATSVTTAFASPSVSVSSASPSTPVSTLTAIANISNNSSTTSSSLNDHLTRSITPLQQASKVTTGTAAGKSTRESRASIIIGPTDFSDDPFKDYRYEDPFSIKDPFADDDEDDTDPEKVFKDEISDDDKVKTSSTTFLANSINTQKFGAINKSTTPLSAEFLDRFDAINLNPSPVPSQQSSISGGLTGLGVSAGTHSSISSSSKKSKSITPPLPTGGVVGGDSSSLFDNFAKFDAFGAPKSKTAGKLTAFGELEAAFKSNSSQESTTNTSDSFFDAFNDNFDNNSNRDVKTNANTGKSNANVFDAFGDNKTNLDAFDAFGASKSVAATTLESTGNLAITKSSKMFDEFNDNTFEDDFFKTKDKNANATNFDTELTTKENNFAKFDAFGDSHNFTNDFATALNNSINLINNEDSKSSKVVTGATSLMKVQNLTTLSKVSNPEVETKVSEKFAADYSKADTFELDLQEALKRSVLDK from the exons atgaatttagacTTCGCGAAATTGTGCGGCAAGCACGGTGCCATTTATGAGGCATATTACAAACAG ATTGACCCTAAAGGTTCTGGTGCTATTGAAGCGATGACGGcagcgaaatttttgaaaaaatctggtCTTAGTGATGTGGTGCTAAGTCGGGTTTGGGATTTGTCAGATCCTGACGGAAAGGGGTTTCTGGATAAGCCTGGTTTCTTCGTTGCATTAAAACTTGTctctctggctcaagcaggtcaAGTAATTAATATGAGCAACATCTATACAGATACACTGAATCCACCGAAAGTG GGCGATATTCCAAAAATTATGCCACCTCGCATCCAAACTGTGCCAGTTTCGAGTGGTGGTATTACAAGCGGCGATTGGTCCATAAGTGTTATTGACCGTTTGAAGTATGAACAACTGTTCGAGACCCTGAAACCTGTTAATGGAATGTTGGCTGGAAACAAAGTCAAAGGCGTACTCATGGACTCGAAACTCCCAATGGACACTTTGGGGAAAATTTGGGATTTAGCTGACCAGGACAAAGATGGTAACTTGGACAAGCACGAATTTATCGTAGCCATGCACCTAGTTTACCAGACACTGGAAAAGCGCACTGTACCAGATGTGCTACCACAAGAGTTGCGCAAGCCAGGCGGAGGTCCACCTCCAAAACCAGCTCCGCCGTCTGTTGCAAGTAATAATGCTACGATGCCGCGTGCACCTAGTGGCGAAGGGTTTGGCGATGGTGGTTTTGTAGCCAACTTTCCTAAAGATATAGCACCTCCACCAGCTATACCGCCGCTGCCTGTTGCGATACCAACAATGACACGTGTTCCACCCGTAGGTGCTAGTGGTGTGCAACCACAGCCTCTTATATCAACAGATCCTCTTATACCTATTGGCGCGCCACCTTCAGTAACAGCTAGCGCTGATTGGGTTGTTAGCCCAACTGAATTGAAACGCTTTGAAATAACATTCCGGGAATCAGATCGAGACAAAGATGGGCTTGTATCAGGACTCGAAGTAAAGAATGTGTTTTTACAATCGGGAGTGCCACAAAACTGTTTAGCGCATATTTG ggCGCTTTGTGACACAAATCAATCGGGCAAGTTGACATTCGAGCAATTTGCCTTGGCAATGTGGATGGTGGAacgtaaacaaaaaaacattgagCCTCCGCAAGTACTGACAGCCAATATGGTACCACCGTCTATGCGTAGCACTGTATCTGGCGTGGATTTGCAACCACAA GAACCAAAACCGACATATTCTAATCCTGAGCTAGAAATGATTTCAAAGGAAATCGAAGAACTTGCCAAAGAGCGCCGTGCTTTGGAAACAGAAATCGCACAGAAAGAGGCAGATATACGCATAAAATCCGGAGAAGTTCGTAGCTTACAG AGCGAATTAGATACATTGTCTGCCACACTAAAGCAATTAGAGAATCAACGCGGGGAAGCACAGAAACGGTTGGACGACTTGAAAGCGCAG AGCATTGATTACCAGACGGTACTAGCAAACATGACTTTAGATATATTTCAATTAAGAAATCag GTCAATAAAATACGCGAACAATGCCAGAAACAGGAGGAAACTATCAACGAGCAAGAGGGTGAACTGAATGCAAAGCGATCTGAGTTGCAAAAGCTAAAAGATGAGGAGGCCGCGTTGCAGAAAGAGTATGACCAAAATAATCGCGAATTACAAAAACTAACACAACACCTACAAAACACCCAATTACAAATAAGTTCG GTACGTTCTATGGTTACACAATTAATGGAAACTCAGCGGCAAATGACTGATGCATTGCTGATGTGTCGAGCGGCCATCTCAAATCAAGACACCGAGTTAGTTTCAGAGTATCAATTAAAAATCGAACCAGACTTCAGCGAAGCTCGTCAAACGCTCGAAAAGAAAGTTGAAGAACCTAAAGCGGACGATCCATTTGATGAAAATAGTACTGCAGCACCGGCAACGAAAACTTCGAACACAAACGGATTTGTCAGTAATGGCTTCAGTAATGATCCGTTTGCGGCtaataatgttaatattggTCGAAGTGGATTTAATGACAGCTTTACAACCAACACTGGATTCAGCGATAGCGGATTCGATGCATTTGGCAACAACAGCGGCTTCAATCAGCCACAAACCGATCCGTTTGGCAGTGATGCATTCAGTGGAAATAAACCTAGCAATGCTGTAACGCCCGAG CCGGGTAAAGATGACTTTGGAAGTGATCCGTTTGCCGCATTGCATGCACCTACGGGCCAAGGACAGGTGTTAAGCCCAAATACTCAAAAGTCGGGACCACCTCCAAGGCCTGAATCGCCAAGCCCAGCATTGCCACCAAAGAAATCGAAGGTGCCACCACCGCGACCAGCACCACCTCGTCCAATGCAA ggACCCGCACGACCTGCTCAACCATCTGCGGATGCTTTCGGATCAAATACATCTAGCGGAGGTGGTGGCTTTGCTGACTTTGCAGATTTCGACAATAAG GTCTCGAACATTCCACCGCCTATAGCATTCCCTACACAATCAACATCTGCACTCCTGTCGCTTAACAGTACAAACAACAGCAGTAGTAGTTCATTTGTCACCACCTCGACCACTCCCACCGCCAAGGTAAAGAGTGCCACATCAGTCACCACCGCATTTGCATCGCCATCAGTATCAGTTTCAAGCGCATCACCATCAACGCCAGTGTCCACGTTAACGGCAATTGCAAACATTTCCAACAATTCATCCACTACGTCCTCGTCTCTAAATGATCATTTAACGCGTTCCATCACACCGCTACAACAGGCGTCCAAAGTAACAACCGGTACAGCAGCGGGTAAAAGTACCCGTGAGAGTCGAGCATCTATTATTATTGGTCCAACAGACTTCTCAGATGATCCCTTCAAGGACTATCGATATGAGGATCCATTTAGTATTAAAGACCCATTCGCGGATGATGATGAGGATGATACAGATCCGGAGAAGGTTTTTAAGGACGAAATATCAG ATGATGACAAAGTTAAGACCTCCAGTACGACCTTTTTAGCCAACAGCATAAATACGCAAAAATTTGGAGCTATTAATAAAAGTACAACCCCACTTAGTGCTGAATTTCTGGATCGATTCGACGCAATCAATTTGAATCCCAGTCCGGTACCTTCACAACAGTCGTCAATATCAGGTGGTTTAACAGGTTTAGGTGTTAGCGCTGGGACTCACAGTAGTATTAGTAGTTCAAGTAAGAAGTCAAAAAGCATTACACCTCCACTTCCAACAGGAGGCGTGGTTGGTGGTGATTCCAGCAGTCTATTTGATAACTTTGCCAAATTTGATGCTTTTGGGGCGCCGAAATCGAAAACGGCAGGAAAATTGACTGCATTTGGTGAGCTGGAAGCGGCTTTTAAAAGTAATAGCTCTCAAGAGTCCACAACCAATACAAGTGATTCCTTTTTCGATGCATTTAATGATAATTTTGACAATAATTCTAATCGGGATGTGAAGACAAACGCGAACACTGGAAAGTCAAACGCTAATGTCTTCGATGCTTTTGGTGATAACAAGACAAATTTGGATGCATTTGATGCCTTTGGTGCCTCAAAAAGTGTTGCCGCTACAACTTTAGAATCTACAGGAAATTTAGCAATCACAAAATCTTCTAAAATGTTTGACGAATTCAATGACAATACATTTGAAGAtgatttctttaaaacaaaaGATAAGAATGCGAATGCGACCAATTTTGATACTGAACTGACAactaaagaaaacaattttgctaaATTTGATGCATTTGGTGATAGTCACAATTTTACTAATGATTTTGCTACTGCTCTAAATAATTCGATCAACTTAATTAATAACGAAGACTCAAAGTCCTCGAAGGTTGTAACAGGCGCAACATCACTGATGAAAGTACAAAATCTCACAACTCTATCGAAAGTGTCAAATCCGGAAGTAGAAACTAAAGTTTCAGAGAAATTTGCTGCTGATTACTCTAAAGCCGACACATTCGAGTTGGACTTGCAGGAGGCACTCAAGCGTAGTGTATTAGATAAATAA